In Flavobacterium lacustre, a genomic segment contains:
- the yajC gene encoding preprotein translocase subunit YajC — protein sequence MEQLTQFAPFLLMFVVIYFFMIRPQQKRAKSEKEFESSLKVGDKIITKSGLHAKVAELAETTVVVETMSGKLKMERSAISMEMSAALAKK from the coding sequence ATGGAACAATTAACTCAATTTGCACCGTTTTTATTAATGTTTGTGGTAATCTATTTCTTCATGATTAGACCACAACAAAAAAGAGCAAAATCTGAAAAAGAATTTGAAAGCAGCTTAAAAGTAGGAGATAAAATCATAACCAAAAGTGGTCTTCACGCTAAAGTTGCCGAACTAGCTGAAACAACCGTTGTTGTTGAAACAATGTCAGGAAAATTAAAAATGGAGCGTTCTGCTATTTCTATGGAAATGAGTGCAGCTTTGGCTAAAAAATAA
- the nusB gene encoding transcription antitermination factor NusB, whose translation MQSIYAMHQSGSDNMEKEEKFLFYSIDNILDLYLIMVSSLIEICKKETIFLHLSSQKHLATPQERKPNEKFIKNSIFQILAENNSLNIALETRKIDNWTLNDDYIILLLNAVKESKVYADYMSNSVNQFEEDRQFIVDLFTEVIVPNEKLYEYLEDNKLTWIDDIPVVNTHIIKQLKAIKSGENDNFRVPKLYKDNEDKDFVKDLFRKTVLNERELAKEYDDKTPNWDSERIAEIDTIILKMAICEFLKFPSIPVKVTLNEYLEVAKEYSTPKSSIFINGILDNLVKELEANKKMIKAGRGLM comes from the coding sequence ATGCAGTCCATTTATGCAATGCATCAAAGCGGTTCAGACAATATGGAAAAAGAAGAAAAATTTCTTTTTTACAGTATTGATAATATTCTGGATTTATACCTTATCATGGTTTCTTCCCTGATTGAAATTTGCAAAAAGGAAACTATATTCCTTCATTTATCAAGTCAAAAACACCTTGCAACTCCTCAAGAGCGCAAACCCAACGAAAAGTTTATTAAAAACAGTATTTTCCAGATTCTTGCCGAAAATAATTCGTTAAACATTGCTTTAGAAACCCGTAAAATAGACAATTGGACTTTAAACGATGATTACATTATTCTGTTACTTAATGCTGTAAAAGAGAGTAAGGTTTACGCGGATTATATGAGTAATTCGGTGAATCAATTTGAAGAAGACAGACAGTTTATTGTAGATCTTTTTACAGAAGTAATCGTTCCTAACGAAAAATTATACGAGTATTTAGAAGACAATAAATTGACTTGGATAGATGACATTCCGGTTGTGAATACACATATTATCAAGCAATTGAAAGCTATTAAATCCGGAGAAAATGATAATTTCAGAGTGCCAAAGTTGTACAAAGACAATGAGGACAAAGACTTCGTGAAAGATTTGTTTAGAAAAACAGTTTTGAACGAACGGGAATTAGCTAAAGAATACGATGACAAAACACCCAATTGGGATAGTGAAAGAATCGCAGAAATAGATACTATCATTTTGAAAATGGCTATTTGTGAATTCTTGAAATTCCCTTCAATTCCAGTTAAAGTTACTTTGAACGAATATTTAGAAGTAGCCAAAGAATATTCTACACCAAAAAGTAGTATTTTTATAAACGGAATTTTAGACAATTTAGTAAAAGAACTGGAGGCCAACAAAAAAATGATTAAAGCGGGTCGCGGTTTGATGTAA
- a CDS encoding Glu/Leu/Phe/Val family dehydrogenase — MNAAFTTGKELQKMDPVFGQLSFDDHEQIVFCNDKDTGLKAIIGIHNSVMGPALGGTRMYNYANEWEALNDVLRLSRGMTYKAAITGLNIGGGKAVIIGDAKTQKTPELMRKFGEFVHSLSGRYITAEDVGMETKDMDIVRDVTPYVTGISEERGGSGNPSPVTAYGVYMGMKAAAKHQFGSEVLAGKKVMVQGIGHVGETLVDYLAKEGAIVTITDINEERLYEVGAKYHAKIFTGEDLYSADVDIYAPCAMGATINDATVHKIKAKVIAGAANNQLANENIHGAILQERGILYAPDFLINAGGIINVYAELAHYDKAEIMRRTENIYNTTLEIIDFAVANGITTHQAALTIAQNRIDLRKIENKKK; from the coding sequence ATGAATGCAGCTTTCACGACAGGAAAAGAACTTCAAAAAATGGATCCCGTTTTTGGTCAGTTATCATTTGACGATCACGAACAAATTGTATTTTGCAACGACAAAGATACAGGTTTAAAAGCAATTATTGGTATTCATAATTCGGTTATGGGACCTGCTTTGGGCGGAACCAGAATGTATAATTATGCGAATGAATGGGAAGCGCTAAATGATGTTTTGCGTCTTTCTAGAGGAATGACATACAAAGCGGCCATCACCGGATTGAATATTGGTGGAGGAAAAGCGGTTATTATTGGTGATGCCAAAACTCAGAAAACACCTGAATTGATGCGTAAATTTGGAGAATTTGTTCATTCCTTAAGCGGAAGATACATCACAGCCGAAGATGTGGGAATGGAAACCAAAGACATGGATATTGTTCGTGATGTTACTCCATATGTAACCGGAATTTCTGAAGAAAGAGGTGGTTCCGGAAATCCTTCGCCTGTTACCGCTTATGGCGTTTATATGGGAATGAAGGCTGCGGCTAAACATCAGTTTGGTTCGGAGGTTCTTGCTGGTAAAAAAGTAATGGTTCAAGGAATTGGACATGTAGGAGAAACGTTGGTTGATTATTTAGCGAAAGAAGGCGCAATTGTAACCATCACAGATATTAATGAAGAACGATTGTATGAAGTAGGAGCCAAGTACCATGCAAAAATATTTACTGGAGAGGATTTGTACAGTGCCGATGTTGATATTTACGCACCTTGTGCTATGGGAGCAACTATAAATGATGCAACGGTACATAAAATCAAAGCTAAAGTAATTGCGGGAGCAGCGAATAATCAATTGGCAAATGAAAATATTCATGGAGCAATTTTGCAGGAAAGAGGCATACTTTACGCACCGGATTTCTTGATAAATGCAGGTGGAATTATCAATGTTTACGCGGAATTAGCCCATTATGACAAAGCCGAAATCATGCGCAGAACCGAGAATATTTACAATACGACTTTAGAAATCATTGATTTTGCAGTGGCCAATGGAATAACAACGCATCAGGCAGCATTGACGATTGCTCAAAATCGTATTGACCTTAGAAAAATAGAGAATAAAAAGAAATAA
- a CDS encoding ABC transporter ATP-binding protein, giving the protein MKELRYLDKYFIKYKYSFLLGIVTTIIAQIFSLFTPKLISESLGAIERFDKLSSKEKSSEIVLSFFKNELIENILLIVGTTIVAGFLTFLMRQTLIVMSRHIEFDLKNEVFRQYENLSQNFYKQNRTGDLMNRISEDVSKVRMYVGPAVMYTINTFIRFAIVIGYMYNVSPRLTFYTILPLPILSYAIFKLSSEINIRSTVFQQYLSKVSSFSQEIFSGIRVIKAYSLENQHQNNMIDLANESKSKSLNLAKVQSLFGPLMLALIGISNLIVIYFGGLMYMDGTIKSIGTIAEFILYVNMLTWPVASLGWVSSMVQEAEASQKRLNEFLKIEPEIVNKNTEHSVIEGAIAFKNVSYTYEDTNIKALQDISFTVKKGETLAILGKTGSGKSTILSLISRLYDVSEGQITVDGTLIKDLNVYDLRNSIGIVPQDAFLFSDSIKNNIKFGKENATNAEVEAAAKSAVVHDNIIGFNKKYETILGERGITLSGGQKQRVSIARAIIKDPEILLFDDCLSAVDTETEEAILNNLNEICKNKTTIIVSHRISSAKNADRILIIENGRIIQQGSHNQLINEEGYYASLYLKQLSEKELL; this is encoded by the coding sequence ATGAAAGAATTACGTTATTTAGACAAATACTTTATCAAATACAAATACAGTTTTTTACTGGGAATTGTTACTACCATCATTGCACAAATTTTTTCTTTGTTTACACCCAAATTAATCAGCGAATCCTTGGGCGCAATCGAACGATTTGACAAACTTTCTAGCAAAGAAAAATCATCAGAAATTGTACTCTCTTTTTTTAAAAACGAACTGATAGAGAATATTTTACTGATAGTAGGAACAACTATTGTTGCCGGATTTTTGACCTTTTTGATGCGCCAAACCTTAATTGTAATGTCGCGTCACATTGAATTTGATTTAAAAAACGAAGTGTTTCGTCAATATGAAAATCTGTCTCAAAATTTCTATAAACAAAACAGAACCGGTGATTTAATGAACCGTATCAGCGAGGATGTCTCCAAAGTAAGAATGTATGTGGGACCGGCGGTAATGTACACTATTAATACATTTATTCGGTTTGCCATAGTAATTGGTTACATGTATAATGTGTCGCCACGACTTACTTTTTACACGATTCTGCCATTGCCGATTTTATCTTATGCTATTTTCAAACTGAGTTCTGAAATCAATATTCGAAGCACCGTTTTTCAACAATATTTATCGAAAGTATCCAGCTTTTCACAAGAAATATTTTCTGGAATTCGAGTAATAAAAGCGTACTCATTAGAAAATCAACATCAAAATAACATGATTGATTTAGCCAATGAAAGCAAAAGCAAAAGCTTGAATTTAGCCAAAGTACAATCCTTATTCGGTCCTTTGATGCTTGCATTAATCGGAATCAGCAACTTAATAGTTATTTATTTTGGTGGATTGATGTATATGGACGGAACCATCAAAAGCATAGGAACTATTGCCGAATTTATCTTATATGTAAACATGTTGACTTGGCCGGTAGCTTCTTTGGGCTGGGTTTCTTCGATGGTACAAGAGGCCGAAGCTTCACAAAAACGTCTCAACGAATTCCTGAAAATAGAACCCGAAATCGTAAATAAAAATACGGAACATTCGGTTATTGAAGGTGCAATTGCTTTCAAAAATGTTAGTTATACTTATGAAGATACAAACATAAAAGCACTTCAAGATATTTCCTTTACCGTAAAAAAAGGAGAAACATTGGCCATTTTAGGAAAAACAGGCTCCGGAAAATCAACGATTTTGTCTTTGATTTCAAGACTTTATGATGTTTCAGAAGGACAGATTACTGTTGACGGCACACTGATAAAGGATTTAAACGTGTATGATTTGCGAAACAGTATTGGTATTGTGCCTCAAGATGCTTTCTTATTCTCGGACAGCATTAAAAACAACATCAAATTCGGAAAAGAAAATGCCACTAATGCAGAAGTGGAAGCTGCTGCAAAAAGCGCCGTAGTTCACGATAACATTATTGGATTCAACAAAAAATACGAAACAATTTTAGGAGAAAGAGGTATTACACTTTCGGGTGGTCAAAAACAACGCGTTTCTATTGCCAGAGCCATAATCAAAGATCCTGAGATTTTACTTTTTGACGATTGTTTATCGGCAGTTGATACGGAAACTGAAGAAGCAATTTTGAATAATTTGAATGAAATTTGCAAAAATAAAACTACTATCATTGTCAGTCACCGAATTTCATCTGCAAAAAATGCAGATAGAATCCTTATTATCGAAAACGGAAGAATTATTCAACAAGGTTCTCATAATCAATTGATAAATGAAGAAGGCTACTATGCGTCATTATATTTGAAGCAACTTTCGGAAAAAGAATTGCTATAA
- a CDS encoding PUR family DNA/RNA-binding protein, whose product MRENDMLEKEEIFSKVLRAGRRTYFFDVRATKADDYYITITESKKFTEEDGSFHFKKHKIYLYKEDFAAFAEILGEMTSYVLNHKGEEVISERHQKDFKKEYATEKSDEEIIPQTSSFTDIEFDDI is encoded by the coding sequence ATGAGAGAAAATGATATGTTAGAAAAAGAAGAGATATTTTCTAAAGTTTTACGAGCTGGAAGAAGAACCTATTTCTTTGATGTGAGAGCTACCAAAGCTGACGATTACTATATTACGATTACCGAAAGTAAAAAATTTACTGAAGAAGACGGGTCGTTCCATTTCAAAAAACACAAAATTTATTTATACAAAGAAGATTTTGCTGCTTTCGCAGAAATTCTTGGAGAAATGACTTCTTACGTTTTGAACCACAAAGGCGAAGAAGTAATCTCTGAAAGACACCAAAAAGATTTCAAAAAAGAATACGCAACAGAGAAATCTGATGAAGAAATTATACCGCAAACCTCTAGTTTTACAGATATCGAATTTGATGATATTTAA
- a CDS encoding alpha/beta hydrolase: MKKLFLSLFLVCFGILASAQKVEYTSKFNIPYYADAVNKTDAYIKERCVLDIYYPKNSPGFATVVWFHGGGLTAGEKELPEALKNQGIAVISVNYRLGPKVIAPKYIEDAAAAVAWTFKNIENFQGNASLIFVSGHSAGGYLASMIGLDKKWLNAEGIDANKIAGLIPFSGQAITHFLVRKEKGIPDTQPTIDEYAPLFHVRADAPPLLLITGDRELEMLGRYEENAYLMRMMKIAGHKETKLYELDGFGHNMTAPAFPLLLNEVQRIAKEKKN, encoded by the coding sequence ATGAAAAAACTTTTCCTTTCTCTTTTCTTAGTTTGTTTCGGAATATTGGCTTCCGCTCAAAAAGTAGAATATACTTCAAAATTTAACATTCCGTATTATGCCGATGCCGTAAATAAAACGGATGCCTATATAAAAGAGCGTTGTGTTTTAGACATTTATTACCCAAAAAATAGTCCCGGTTTTGCAACCGTTGTTTGGTTTCATGGTGGCGGATTAACTGCTGGAGAAAAAGAACTTCCTGAAGCGCTCAAAAATCAGGGAATTGCGGTTATTTCGGTAAATTATCGTTTAGGTCCAAAAGTCATCGCACCCAAATATATTGAAGATGCCGCTGCTGCCGTAGCTTGGACTTTCAAGAACATTGAAAACTTTCAAGGGAACGCTTCATTAATTTTCGTTTCAGGGCATTCTGCAGGTGGTTATTTGGCCAGCATGATTGGCCTAGATAAAAAATGGTTAAACGCCGAAGGTATTGATGCTAATAAAATAGCCGGATTAATTCCTTTTAGCGGTCAGGCCATCACTCACTTTTTAGTTCGAAAAGAAAAAGGTATTCCTGATACGCAACCTACAATAGATGAATATGCACCGCTTTTTCATGTTCGCGCAGATGCTCCTCCTTTACTATTGATAACCGGTGATCGGGAATTAGAAATGCTGGGACGTTATGAAGAAAACGCCTATTTGATGCGCATGATGAAAATTGCAGGACATAAAGAAACCAAATTATATGAATTAGACGGTTTTGGACATAATATGACAGCACCAGCTTTCCCTTTGTTGCTAAATGAAGTGCAAAGAATTGCTAAAGAGAAAAAGAATTAA
- a CDS encoding cation transporter: protein MNKTTFQISKMDCPAEENIIKMKLNGFTEIAALAFDIPNRLVVIYHSGNHDEILKALDSLDFDTTFIATETSNDVNFNTNSKQQKRVLQQVLFINFFFFVLELLTGFLSHSMGLLADGLDMLADSIVYALALFAVGGTVMRKNQIARASGYLQLTLAVLGFIEVIRRFMGFGDLPKFQTMIIISIFALIGNAACLYLLQKSKSDENHIKASMIFTSNDVIVNLGVILAGTLVYLTHSKIPDLIVGILVFILVGKGAFRIFKLSHN, encoded by the coding sequence ATGAATAAAACAACTTTTCAAATTTCTAAAATGGATTGTCCTGCCGAAGAAAACATTATAAAAATGAAGCTCAACGGGTTTACGGAAATTGCAGCCTTAGCGTTTGATATTCCAAATCGACTTGTTGTAATATACCATTCAGGAAATCATGATGAGATTCTTAAAGCGTTGGATAGTTTAGATTTTGACACTACATTTATTGCTACAGAAACTTCAAACGATGTTAATTTCAATACGAATTCAAAACAGCAAAAAAGGGTATTGCAACAGGTTTTATTCATCAATTTTTTCTTTTTTGTATTGGAACTATTAACGGGATTTTTATCCCATTCCATGGGACTTTTAGCCGACGGCCTTGATATGTTAGCAGACAGCATCGTTTACGCATTGGCCCTATTTGCGGTTGGCGGAACGGTGATGCGAAAAAACCAAATTGCAAGAGCCAGTGGTTATCTACAATTGACATTAGCGGTACTCGGTTTTATTGAAGTAATACGGCGTTTTATGGGTTTTGGAGACCTCCCAAAATTTCAAACTATGATTATTATTTCGATATTTGCATTGATTGGTAATGCTGCCTGTTTGTATTTATTACAAAAAAGCAAGAGTGACGAAAATCATATAAAAGCAAGCATGATTTTTACGTCTAATGATGTTATAGTAAATCTTGGCGTAATCCTGGCCGGAACGCTCGTTTACTTGACTCACAGTAAAATTCCGGATTTAATTGTGGGAATACTTGTTTTTATATTGGTAGGAAAAGGGGCTTTCCGAATTTTTAAACTCAGTCATAATTAA
- a CDS encoding sulfurtransferase, which produces MTEPIVSTAWLHANFENPELILLEAVLKDNQSNLKSDLENFQIKSARLFDIKSTFSDNSNPLPNTLPSTEQFETEVKKLGINKNSTIVIYDKLGIYSSPRAWWLFKIMGHKSVFVLDGGFPAWIAEGYAIEEIPTNQNYETGDFEAKFVTELVKTKEQIVENIATKEAVLIDARAENRFKGIGDEPRAGLRSGHIPGSINIPYTKLIRDGKFLSKAELIEILPVSDKPLLFTCGSGVTACIDLIAYELICKNPKSVYDGSWTEWGQLEHLPIEK; this is translated from the coding sequence ATGACAGAACCAATCGTAAGCACAGCCTGGCTTCATGCTAATTTTGAAAACCCGGAATTAATACTACTTGAGGCTGTTTTAAAAGACAATCAGTCAAATTTAAAATCCGATTTAGAAAATTTTCAGATTAAAAGCGCTCGTCTTTTCGATATAAAAAGCACGTTTAGCGACAATAGTAATCCGTTGCCCAACACACTTCCTAGCACTGAACAATTTGAAACCGAGGTAAAAAAATTGGGAATTAACAAGAACAGTACAATTGTTATTTATGATAAATTAGGCATTTACTCCAGTCCCAGAGCATGGTGGTTGTTTAAAATAATGGGACATAAAAGCGTTTTTGTTTTAGATGGAGGATTTCCAGCGTGGATAGCAGAAGGATATGCAATAGAAGAAATACCAACGAATCAAAACTATGAAACTGGAGATTTTGAAGCAAAATTCGTAACTGAATTAGTTAAAACCAAAGAACAAATAGTCGAAAATATAGCAACCAAAGAAGCCGTATTGATTGATGCTCGTGCAGAAAACAGATTCAAAGGAATTGGTGATGAACCTAGAGCCGGATTAAGAAGCGGACATATTCCCGGTTCCATAAATATCCCTTATACCAAACTAATCCGAGATGGAAAATTTTTATCCAAAGCCGAATTAATTGAAATTTTACCTGTAAGCGATAAACCATTACTATTCACCTGTGGCTCTGGAGTTACCGCCTGTATTGATTTAATTGCCTATGAATTGATTTGTAAAAATCCAAAATCAGTGTATGATGGTTCTTGGACAGAATGGGGACAACTCGAACATCTTCCAATAGAAAAATAG
- a CDS encoding RBBP9/YdeN family alpha/beta hydrolase, whose translation MKPKLLILPGLGDSGENHWQSYWLRKFENSIKLVQDNWDQPKREEWLEKLNEAILKLDGPTILVAHSLAVSMVLHWMSAHTNSNIIGALFVAPADVDSPEHAPEVIWNFAPIPTIPLNFPSIVISSENDPYISLERAEYLAQKWGSDFINIGQKGHINSESNLEYWEEGQLILQQLIDMINR comes from the coding sequence ATGAAACCCAAATTATTAATACTTCCCGGACTTGGAGATTCGGGTGAAAACCATTGGCAGAGTTATTGGTTAAGAAAATTTGAAAACTCCATTAAACTTGTTCAAGACAATTGGGACCAGCCCAAACGAGAAGAATGGCTGGAGAAACTCAACGAAGCTATTCTGAAACTAGATGGTCCAACCATTTTAGTAGCCCACAGTTTAGCAGTTTCGATGGTTTTGCATTGGATGTCTGCTCACACCAATTCAAATATCATTGGAGCATTATTTGTTGCTCCTGCAGATGTTGATTCACCGGAACATGCCCCAGAAGTAATTTGGAATTTTGCACCGATACCAACAATTCCATTAAATTTTCCTTCGATAGTGATTAGCAGCGAAAATGACCCTTATATTTCATTAGAAAGAGCTGAATATCTGGCTCAAAAATGGGGTAGTGATTTTATCAATATTGGTCAAAAAGGGCATATCAATTCCGAATCGAATTTAGAATATTGGGAAGAAGGTCAATTGATTTTACAACAATTAATAGACATGATTAACCGCTAA
- a CDS encoding tRNA-binding protein, translating into MELTWPEFEKVEMRVGTILEVNDFPEARKPAYQLIIDFGTEIGIRKSSAQITMRYQKEDLVNRQIVAVVNFPKKQIGKFWSECLVLGAVGEAGDVILLSPDFKIEKGLRIG; encoded by the coding sequence ATGGAACTTACTTGGCCGGAATTTGAAAAAGTAGAAATGAGAGTAGGGACCATTCTCGAAGTCAATGATTTTCCCGAAGCCCGAAAACCTGCCTATCAACTCATCATTGATTTTGGTACTGAAATCGGAATCAGAAAATCATCTGCACAAATCACCATGCGCTATCAAAAAGAAGATTTGGTCAACCGACAAATTGTAGCTGTAGTTAATTTTCCCAAAAAACAAATCGGAAAATTCTGGAGTGAATGTCTTGTTCTTGGCGCTGTGGGAGAAGCCGGGGATGTTATTTTGCTTTCGCCGGATTTTAAAATAGAAAAGGGATTGCGGATAGGCTAA
- a CDS encoding thioredoxin family protein: MARTPSNMIPLGTSAPEFYLKDTNSDAWFSFSDLKGEKGTLVVFICNHCPFVLHVIEEIVMIANDYRVQGIGIIAISSNDVKKYPQDAPELMTEFAFENKMEFPYLYDETQEVAKVYNAACTPDFFLFDNQDKLVYRGQLDDSRPRNGIPLSGNDLRGAIDGVVYNRSINPNQKPSLGCSIKWK, from the coding sequence ATGGCACGAACTCCCTCCAACATGATTCCGCTTGGAACCTCTGCTCCAGAATTTTATTTGAAAGACACCAATTCTGATGCATGGTTTTCTTTTTCAGATTTAAAAGGAGAAAAAGGAACTTTAGTAGTATTTATATGCAATCACTGTCCGTTTGTCCTTCATGTAATAGAAGAAATTGTAATGATTGCCAATGATTATCGCGTGCAAGGAATTGGCATTATAGCCATTTCAAGCAATGATGTAAAAAAATATCCGCAAGATGCTCCAGAGCTGATGACGGAATTCGCTTTTGAAAACAAAATGGAGTTTCCTTATTTATATGATGAAACACAAGAAGTTGCCAAAGTTTATAATGCAGCATGTACGCCTGATTTTTTTCTGTTTGACAACCAAGACAAACTGGTTTATCGCGGACAACTTGACGATAGCCGTCCCAGAAACGGAATTCCGTTAAGCGGAAATGATTTGCGAGGTGCGATTGACGGCGTGGTTTACAATCGAAGCATCAATCCGAACCAGAAGCCCAGTTTGGGTTGCTCTATCAAATGGAAATAG
- a CDS encoding peptidylprolyl isomerase → MENGIYAKFNTAKGSILVKLEHELTPGTVGNFVALAEGNLENKVKPQGTKFYDGLKFHRVIPDFMIQGGCPLGTGTGDPGYKFDDEFHPSLKHDKPGILAMANSGPGSNGSQFYITHVPTSWLDNKHTVFGHVVEGQDVVDAVAQGDVLETLEIVRVGEEAQKWNAVEAFRTFEGSRAKREIAEREAAEAAMEKLAAGFQKTESGLRYQFIQRGEGKKAASGKTVSVHYEGSLENGKVFDSSYPRKKPIEFRLGQGQVIEGWDEGIALLQVGDKARFVIPSHLGYGSRGAGGVIPPNATLIFDVELMDVK, encoded by the coding sequence ATGGAAAACGGAATATACGCTAAATTCAATACGGCAAAAGGATCGATTTTAGTAAAATTAGAGCATGAGTTAACACCGGGAACGGTTGGGAACTTTGTGGCATTAGCCGAAGGAAACCTTGAGAATAAAGTAAAACCACAAGGAACTAAATTTTATGATGGATTAAAATTTCACCGTGTAATTCCTGATTTCATGATTCAAGGAGGATGTCCTCTAGGAACTGGAACTGGTGATCCTGGATATAAATTTGATGATGAATTTCACCCAAGTTTAAAACACGATAAACCAGGTATTTTGGCTATGGCTAATTCAGGACCTGGATCAAATGGTTCTCAATTTTATATTACACACGTTCCAACTTCTTGGTTAGATAATAAACATACTGTTTTCGGACATGTTGTAGAAGGTCAGGATGTTGTTGATGCTGTTGCTCAAGGGGATGTTTTAGAGACTTTAGAAATTGTTAGAGTTGGAGAAGAAGCTCAAAAATGGAATGCTGTTGAAGCTTTCAGAACTTTTGAAGGTTCTCGTGCTAAACGTGAAATAGCGGAACGCGAAGCAGCCGAAGCAGCAATGGAAAAATTAGCTGCAGGTTTTCAAAAAACAGAAAGCGGTTTGCGTTACCAATTCATCCAAAGAGGTGAAGGAAAGAAAGCAGCCAGCGGAAAAACGGTTTCAGTTCATTATGAAGGTTCATTAGAGAACGGAAAAGTTTTTGATTCTTCTTACCCAAGAAAAAAACCAATCGAATTTAGATTAGGTCAAGGTCAGGTAATCGAAGGTTGGGACGAAGGAATTGCCTTGTTGCAAGTTGGTGACAAAGCACGTTTCGTGATTCCATCACATTTAGGATACGGTTCTCGTGGAGCTGGAGGAGTAATTCCACCAAATGCTACTTTGATTTTTGACGTAGAATTAATGGACGTGAAATAG